A section of the Streptomyces sp. SCL15-4 genome encodes:
- a CDS encoding asparagine synthase-related protein — translation MRWLVGWSSTAAGAAGIGSAGAVGYDGETLQPVGSQLLWGDPDPLWAVGDWRPDEIRVVHADPEHRIAVLGICGATDEELRRGLFTARGGAVRHLTTWSGSYTAVVRAGRRITVCGDLAGARPVFYTPWSGGTAYATAALPLADLVEANLDFTHLAALLAAPDVPAALRDTTPYDGVRRVPPGHALVLRAGAREIAGYEPVASLAVSAPPADAGHAVDAVRDALVEAVRTRLAAPRHVPDLDPGPVPGMGPAERRAARGMPVPGVGADLSGGPASGTLALLAAGLPGRPGTLLGHRTGAGERLLAVTFNDLAVPGREAELERAGALAAGPRLHHVVVTGGEETLPYADLDVPLTDEPGPCLVQAARHRARLAAGSADHFTGHGARQVLDAHPARLADLLVDRRRRHLVRPVAALARADGSVFVPARVYGAARKLARTPYRAGLEALAERLMRRRFDEPRGAADASLAALAWAGPGPAARWLTGEALAEVSVLLQAEADRSGSGALRPGDYRARAALARHAADLRVLEQAAEIRSQRLHAPFLDNQVVRACRALPEALRVRPGARAAVLRTVLEGAGVTDLPPGWGTPSHASSAAAARAGLRAAADPLLDLFATPLLADAGLVEARVVRAALRGGAAGEPLPLDGLADLVSLELWLRRLLARRGTCWTGTPSRSRAVPAGIQPRRGALAPGA, via the coding sequence ATGCGGTGGTTGGTGGGGTGGAGCAGCACCGCCGCGGGCGCCGCCGGGATCGGTTCGGCGGGGGCCGTCGGATACGACGGCGAAACCCTGCAACCGGTCGGCTCCCAGCTCCTGTGGGGCGACCCGGACCCGCTGTGGGCGGTCGGCGACTGGCGCCCGGACGAGATCCGCGTGGTGCACGCCGACCCGGAGCACCGGATCGCCGTCCTCGGCATCTGCGGCGCCACCGACGAGGAACTGCGGCGTGGCCTGTTCACGGCGCGCGGGGGCGCGGTGCGCCACCTGACCACCTGGTCCGGCAGCTACACGGCCGTGGTCCGGGCCGGCCGCCGCATCACCGTCTGCGGCGACCTCGCGGGCGCCCGGCCGGTCTTCTACACCCCCTGGTCCGGCGGCACCGCCTACGCCACCGCCGCGCTGCCCCTGGCCGACCTCGTCGAGGCCAACCTCGACTTCACCCACCTCGCCGCCCTGCTCGCCGCCCCGGACGTGCCGGCCGCGCTGCGCGACACCACTCCCTACGACGGCGTACGGCGCGTTCCGCCGGGGCACGCCCTGGTGCTGCGCGCCGGGGCGCGCGAGATCGCCGGGTACGAGCCGGTCGCCTCCCTCGCCGTGTCCGCTCCTCCCGCCGATGCCGGCCACGCCGTGGACGCCGTACGGGACGCCCTGGTGGAGGCGGTCCGCACCCGGCTGGCGGCCCCCCGGCACGTGCCCGACCTGGACCCCGGACCGGTGCCCGGCATGGGACCGGCCGAGCGGCGCGCCGCCCGCGGGATGCCGGTGCCCGGCGTCGGCGCCGACCTGTCCGGCGGGCCCGCCTCCGGCACCCTCGCGCTGCTGGCCGCCGGGCTGCCCGGCCGTCCCGGCACGCTCCTCGGCCACCGCACCGGCGCGGGCGAGCGCCTGCTCGCCGTCACCTTCAACGACCTGGCCGTGCCCGGCCGCGAGGCCGAACTCGAGCGCGCGGGCGCCCTGGCCGCGGGCCCCCGACTGCACCACGTCGTGGTCACCGGCGGCGAGGAGACCCTGCCGTACGCCGACCTCGACGTCCCCCTCACCGACGAACCCGGCCCCTGCCTCGTCCAGGCGGCCCGGCACCGCGCGCGGCTCGCCGCCGGCAGCGCGGACCACTTCACCGGCCACGGCGCCCGCCAGGTGCTGGACGCCCACCCCGCCCGGCTCGCCGACCTCCTGGTGGACCGCCGGCGGCGCCACCTGGTCCGGCCGGTCGCCGCGCTCGCCCGCGCCGACGGCTCGGTGTTCGTCCCCGCGCGCGTGTACGGCGCGGCCCGGAAGCTGGCCCGCACCCCCTACCGGGCGGGACTGGAGGCGCTGGCCGAGCGGCTGATGCGGCGCCGCTTCGACGAGCCCCGGGGAGCGGCCGACGCGTCCCTCGCCGCACTCGCCTGGGCCGGGCCCGGGCCCGCCGCGCGATGGCTGACGGGAGAGGCGCTGGCCGAAGTATCGGTTCTCCTCCAGGCGGAGGCCGACCGCTCCGGAAGCGGCGCCCTGCGGCCCGGCGACTACCGCGCGCGGGCGGCGCTCGCCCGGCACGCCGCCGACCTCCGTGTCCTGGAGCAGGCCGCGGAGATCCGCTCCCAGCGGCTGCACGCGCCCTTCCTCGACAACCAGGTCGTCCGCGCCTGCCGCGCCCTTCCCGAGGCCCTGCGCGTCCGGCCCGGCGCCCGCGCGGCCGTCCTGCGGACGGTCCTGGAGGGCGCCGGTGTCACCGACCTGCCGCCCGGCTGGGGCACCCCGTCCCACGCCTCCTCGGCGGCGGCCGCGCGCGCGGGGCTGCGGGCCGCGGCCGACCCGCTCCTGGACCTCTTCGCCACGCCCCTGCTGGCCGACGCCGGCCTGGTGGAGGCCCGCGTCGTGCGCGCGGCCCTGCGGGGCGGCGCGGCGGGCGAGCCCCTGCCCCTGGACGGCCTCGCCGACCTCGTCTCCCTCGAACTGTGGCTGCGGCGCCTCCTCGCCCGCCGCGGCACGTGCTGGACGGGCACGCCGTCCCGTTCCCGAGCGGTCCCCGCGGGGATCCAGCCGAGGCGCGGCGCGCTGGCGCCGGGAGCGTGA